A single window of Pogona vitticeps strain Pit_001003342236 chromosome 11, PviZW2.1, whole genome shotgun sequence DNA harbors:
- the SLC6A14 gene encoding sodium- and chloride-dependent neutral and basic amino acid transporter B(0+), producing MGWLVLPTFLRCGGKEEFTLSTERIAEKDDENAERGHWSSKTDYLLSMVGYAVGLGNVWRFPYLTYQNGGGAFLIPYAIMLALAGLPLFFLECSLGQFASLGPISVWRILPLLQGVGVTMVVISTFVTIYYNVIIGYSLYYLFASFQSVLPWSDCDEAWADELCSKTPKVSDCNATLPDGTMIHANYSWIESRNLTCLNDSIVYAKTQVPSEQYWNKKVLQRTAGLEDTGEVVWYLALCLLLSWLIVAMALFKGIKSSGKVVYFTAIFPYVVLIILLVRGATLEGAREGIEYYIGTQSNFTKLMEAEVWKDAATQIFFSLSVAWGGLVALSSYNKFHNNCYSDAIFVCITNCLTSIFAGFAIFSILGHMAFQANKEVSEVVDSGFDLAFVAYPEALSKLPVAPLWSFLFFFMLLLLGLDSQFATIETLTTTIQDIYPTLMKKMRIPVTLGLCMVLFLLGLVCVTQAGIYWVNLVDHFCAGWGILFAAVLELAGICWIYGGNRFIEDIEMMIGKKSFLFWLWWRACWFFITPCLLLAILIWSLVTFSAPMYGSVKYPAWGSAVGWCMIMSCLVWIPVVAIYKIVKAKGTLWQRIVTCCKPLPTWGPSLESHRGERYKNMVDPVKERDLEIPTVDSYVYKME from the exons ATGGGGTGGCTCGTCCTACCGACCTTTCTGCGCTGCGGCGGCAAGGAG GAATTCACCCTGTCCACAGAGAGGATTGCAGAGAAAGATGACGAGAACGCCGAGCGAGGACACTGGTCCAGCAAAACGGACTACCTCCTCTCCATGGTCGGCTACGCGGTCGGGCTGGGGAATGTCTGGCGGTTTCCGTACCTGACCTATCAGAATGGAGGAG GGGCCTTCTTGATACCATACGCCATCATGCTGGCGCTGGCCGGCTTGCCTTTGTTCTTCCTGGAATGCTCCCTCGGGCAGTTTGCCAGCTTGGGACCGATTTCCGTCTGGCGCATTCTACCCCTTTTACAAG GAGTCGGAGTCACCATGGTCGTCATCTCCACGTTTGTGACCATTTATTACAACGTCATCATCGGCTACAGCCTCTACTACCTGTTTGCCTCTTTCCAAAGTGTGCTTCCTTGGTCAGACTGCGACGAAGCCTGGGCCGATGAATTGTGCAGCAAGACCCCGAAAG TGTCGGACTGCAACGCCACCTTGCCTGACGGGACCATGATCCATGCCAATTACTCTTGGATTGAGAGCAGGAATCTCACGTGTCTCAATGACTCCATCGTGTATGCAAAAACCCAGGTCCCCAGTGAACAGTACTGGAA CAAGAAGGTCCTTCAGCGAACGGCAGGATTAGAAGACACTGGGGAGGTTGTCTGGTATTTagctctctgcctcctcctttcctgGCTGATTGTAGCGATGGCCTTATTCAAAGGAATCAAGTCTTCAGGAAAG GTGGTCTACTTCACCGCCATCTTCCCCTACGTCGTCCTCATTATACTGTTGGTACGAGGGGCCACCCTGGAAGGGGCTCGGGAAGGCATTGAGTACTACATCGGAACCCAGTCTAATTTCACCAAACTTATGGAAGCAGAG GTCTGGAAAGATGCGGCAACCCAGATCTTCTTCTCCCTTTCCGTTGCTTGGGGCGGCTTGGTCGCCCTCTCCTCGTACAACAAATTCCACAACAACTGCTACTCGGACGCCATCTTCGTTTGCATCACGAACTGCCTCACCAGCATCTTCGCCGGCTTCGCCATCTTCTCCATCCTGGGACACATGGCATTTCAGGCCAACAAGGAGGTCTCGGAGGTGGTTGATTCTG GCTTCGACCTGGCCTTTGTTGCCTACCCAGAAGCTCTTTCAAAGCTACCGGTCGCTCCGCTGTGGTcctttctgttcttcttcatgCTTCTGCTTTTGGGTCTCGACTCTCAATTTGCCACCATAG AGACCCTCACAACCACCATCCAAGATATCTACCCGACATTGATGAAGAAAATGAGGATCCCTGTGACGCTGGGTTTGTGCATGGTGCTGTTCCTCCTGGGACTCGTCTGCGTCACCCAG GCAGGAATCTACTGGGTCAACCTGGTGGATCATTTCTGTGCCGGCTGGGGGATCCTTTTTGCGGCTGTCCTTGAGCTGGCAGGAATTTGCTGGATTTATG GAGGAAACCGTTTTATCGAAGACATCGAGATGATGATTGGGAAGAAAAGCTTCCTCTTCTGGCTGTGGTGGAGAGCATGCTGGTTCTTCATCACCCCTTGCCTCCTACTC GCCATCTTGATCTGGTCTTTGGTCACCTTTTCAGCTCCTATGTATGGCAGCGTCAAATACCCAGCCTGGGGATCTGCGGTTGGCTGGTGCATGATCATGTCCTGTCTCGTCTGGATCCCTGTCGTTGCGATTTACAAGATAGTGAAAGCCAAAGGCACCTTGTGGCAG CGGATCGTCACCTGTTGCAAGCCTTTACCCACCTGGGGGCCGTCCCTGGAGTCACACCGCGGAGAACGATATAAGAACATGGTGGATCCGGTCAAGGAGCGAGACCTTGAGATCCCAACGGTGGACAGCTACGTGTACAAGATGGAATGA